One genomic segment of Chelonia mydas isolate rCheMyd1 chromosome 1, rCheMyd1.pri.v2, whole genome shotgun sequence includes these proteins:
- the LOC102945643 gene encoding putative protein FAM172B isoform X1, with amino-acid sequence MENPKTELNEITRSPSQCPKVNMDQLQMEQELSFRKLVESSECPEQLKYDFNKNGELKHLDTNEPFVFNYYKNALERNHKRYQVLGHLITQYVYELLERVCKLQKVHIPTDATEDEPRSFFFINEKALTSSSSLIVLLQDHGVFRAGQWGLKTIIHEGLDHGTQIPFIKTALQCYGGVIVLNPNDNFIDLKMEDEWLSLSTKEESSTVNSSWWIPKRCSSSPEEHTIYIWDNFISKSAAKNVAFIAHGYGGLVFINLLMQRTWEVMNKVYSVALIDSMHHTLHQAKNNPQVQEWIQKHCREWVTNSKPLDRPTGSLVKVDCPTVSAGTEKYRLAPSSTLQAIFKYLKSTLKARKTVALSRSPIVTRSSKNKKRGNT; translated from the exons ATGGAG AATCCCAAGACAGAGCTGAATGAAATCACCAGAAGCCCTTCCCAGTGCCCGAAAGTAAACATGGAT CAGTTGCAAATGGAGCAGGAGTTAAGCTTCAGGAAACTAGTAGAGAGTTCAGAGTGTCCAGAGCAACTGAAATACGACTTCAACAAAAATGGTGAACTGAAGCATCTAGATACCAATGAGCCCTTTGTCTTTAATTATTACAAAAATGCACTTGAGAGGAACCATAAACGCTATCAAGTTCTGGGGCATCTCATTACACAGTATGTTTATGAGCTCCTGGAAAGAGTCTGCAAGCTTCAGAAAGTCCACATCCCAACAGATGCTACAGAAGATGAACCCAGAAGTTTCTTTTTCATCAACGAGAAAGCACTAACTAGTTCCTCAAGCCTAATTGTGCTCCTACAAGACCATGGAGTCTTTCGGGCTGGTCAATGGGGGCTAAAGACCATAATCCATGAGGGCCTGGATCATGGAACTCAAATACCATTCATTAAAACAGCCCTTCAGTGCTATGGAGGAGTGATTGTTTTAAATCCCAATGACAATTTCATTGATCTGAAGATGGAAGATGAGTGGTTAAGTTTATCTACCAAGGAAGAATCTTCCACTGTAAATTCCTCCTGGTGGATCCCAAagaggtgcagcagcagccccgAAGAGCACACCATTTACATTTGGgataattttatttcaaagagcGCAGCCAAGAATGTGGCCTTTATTGCCCATGGCTACGGAGGCTTGGTTTTCATCAATCTGCTCATGCAGAGAACATGGGAAGTGATGAATAAAGTGTATTCTGTGGCCCTTATTGACTCCATGCACCACACGTTACACCAGGCAAAAAATAATCCACAAGTGCAAGAATGGATACAGAAACATTGCCGTGAATGGGTAACAAACAGTAAACCTCTAGACAGACCCACAGGTTCCCTTGTGAAAGTGGACTGTCCTACAGTCTCTGCTGGGACTGAAAAATACAGGTTAGCACCATCCTCCACCTTACAGGCCATTTTCAAGTACCTGAAGAGCACACTGAAAGCTAGGAAGACAGTAGCTTTATCTCGTTCTCCTATTGTAACAAGGAGCAGCAAAAATAAGAAGAGAGGCAATACATAA
- the LOC102945643 gene encoding putative protein FAM172B isoform X2 has translation MENPKTELNEITRSPSQCPKVNMDLQMEQELSFRKLVESSECPEQLKYDFNKNGELKHLDTNEPFVFNYYKNALERNHKRYQVLGHLITQYVYELLERVCKLQKVHIPTDATEDEPRSFFFINEKALTSSSSLIVLLQDHGVFRAGQWGLKTIIHEGLDHGTQIPFIKTALQCYGGVIVLNPNDNFIDLKMEDEWLSLSTKEESSTVNSSWWIPKRCSSSPEEHTIYIWDNFISKSAAKNVAFIAHGYGGLVFINLLMQRTWEVMNKVYSVALIDSMHHTLHQAKNNPQVQEWIQKHCREWVTNSKPLDRPTGSLVKVDCPTVSAGTEKYRLAPSSTLQAIFKYLKSTLKARKTVALSRSPIVTRSSKNKKRGNT, from the exons ATGGAG AATCCCAAGACAGAGCTGAATGAAATCACCAGAAGCCCTTCCCAGTGCCCGAAAGTAAACATGGAT TTGCAAATGGAGCAGGAGTTAAGCTTCAGGAAACTAGTAGAGAGTTCAGAGTGTCCAGAGCAACTGAAATACGACTTCAACAAAAATGGTGAACTGAAGCATCTAGATACCAATGAGCCCTTTGTCTTTAATTATTACAAAAATGCACTTGAGAGGAACCATAAACGCTATCAAGTTCTGGGGCATCTCATTACACAGTATGTTTATGAGCTCCTGGAAAGAGTCTGCAAGCTTCAGAAAGTCCACATCCCAACAGATGCTACAGAAGATGAACCCAGAAGTTTCTTTTTCATCAACGAGAAAGCACTAACTAGTTCCTCAAGCCTAATTGTGCTCCTACAAGACCATGGAGTCTTTCGGGCTGGTCAATGGGGGCTAAAGACCATAATCCATGAGGGCCTGGATCATGGAACTCAAATACCATTCATTAAAACAGCCCTTCAGTGCTATGGAGGAGTGATTGTTTTAAATCCCAATGACAATTTCATTGATCTGAAGATGGAAGATGAGTGGTTAAGTTTATCTACCAAGGAAGAATCTTCCACTGTAAATTCCTCCTGGTGGATCCCAAagaggtgcagcagcagccccgAAGAGCACACCATTTACATTTGGgataattttatttcaaagagcGCAGCCAAGAATGTGGCCTTTATTGCCCATGGCTACGGAGGCTTGGTTTTCATCAATCTGCTCATGCAGAGAACATGGGAAGTGATGAATAAAGTGTATTCTGTGGCCCTTATTGACTCCATGCACCACACGTTACACCAGGCAAAAAATAATCCACAAGTGCAAGAATGGATACAGAAACATTGCCGTGAATGGGTAACAAACAGTAAACCTCTAGACAGACCCACAGGTTCCCTTGTGAAAGTGGACTGTCCTACAGTCTCTGCTGGGACTGAAAAATACAGGTTAGCACCATCCTCCACCTTACAGGCCATTTTCAAGTACCTGAAGAGCACACTGAAAGCTAGGAAGACAGTAGCTTTATCTCGTTCTCCTATTGTAACAAGGAGCAGCAAAAATAAGAAGAGAGGCAATACATAA
- the LOC102945643 gene encoding putative protein FAM172B isoform X4: MDLQMEQELSFRKLVESSECPEQLKYDFNKNGELKHLDTNEPFVFNYYKNALERNHKRYQVLGHLITQYVYELLERVCKLQKVHIPTDATEDEPRSFFFINEKALTSSSSLIVLLQDHGVFRAGQWGLKTIIHEGLDHGTQIPFIKTALQCYGGVIVLNPNDNFIDLKMEDEWLSLSTKEESSTVNSSWWIPKRCSSSPEEHTIYIWDNFISKSAAKNVAFIAHGYGGLVFINLLMQRTWEVMNKVYSVALIDSMHHTLHQAKNNPQVQEWIQKHCREWVTNSKPLDRPTGSLVKVDCPTVSAGTEKYRLAPSSTLQAIFKYLKSTLKARKTVALSRSPIVTRSSKNKKRGNT; this comes from the exons ATGGAT TTGCAAATGGAGCAGGAGTTAAGCTTCAGGAAACTAGTAGAGAGTTCAGAGTGTCCAGAGCAACTGAAATACGACTTCAACAAAAATGGTGAACTGAAGCATCTAGATACCAATGAGCCCTTTGTCTTTAATTATTACAAAAATGCACTTGAGAGGAACCATAAACGCTATCAAGTTCTGGGGCATCTCATTACACAGTATGTTTATGAGCTCCTGGAAAGAGTCTGCAAGCTTCAGAAAGTCCACATCCCAACAGATGCTACAGAAGATGAACCCAGAAGTTTCTTTTTCATCAACGAGAAAGCACTAACTAGTTCCTCAAGCCTAATTGTGCTCCTACAAGACCATGGAGTCTTTCGGGCTGGTCAATGGGGGCTAAAGACCATAATCCATGAGGGCCTGGATCATGGAACTCAAATACCATTCATTAAAACAGCCCTTCAGTGCTATGGAGGAGTGATTGTTTTAAATCCCAATGACAATTTCATTGATCTGAAGATGGAAGATGAGTGGTTAAGTTTATCTACCAAGGAAGAATCTTCCACTGTAAATTCCTCCTGGTGGATCCCAAagaggtgcagcagcagccccgAAGAGCACACCATTTACATTTGGgataattttatttcaaagagcGCAGCCAAGAATGTGGCCTTTATTGCCCATGGCTACGGAGGCTTGGTTTTCATCAATCTGCTCATGCAGAGAACATGGGAAGTGATGAATAAAGTGTATTCTGTGGCCCTTATTGACTCCATGCACCACACGTTACACCAGGCAAAAAATAATCCACAAGTGCAAGAATGGATACAGAAACATTGCCGTGAATGGGTAACAAACAGTAAACCTCTAGACAGACCCACAGGTTCCCTTGTGAAAGTGGACTGTCCTACAGTCTCTGCTGGGACTGAAAAATACAGGTTAGCACCATCCTCCACCTTACAGGCCATTTTCAAGTACCTGAAGAGCACACTGAAAGCTAGGAAGACAGTAGCTTTATCTCGTTCTCCTATTGTAACAAGGAGCAGCAAAAATAAGAAGAGAGGCAATACATAA
- the LOC102945643 gene encoding putative protein FAM172B isoform X3, producing the protein MDQLQMEQELSFRKLVESSECPEQLKYDFNKNGELKHLDTNEPFVFNYYKNALERNHKRYQVLGHLITQYVYELLERVCKLQKVHIPTDATEDEPRSFFFINEKALTSSSSLIVLLQDHGVFRAGQWGLKTIIHEGLDHGTQIPFIKTALQCYGGVIVLNPNDNFIDLKMEDEWLSLSTKEESSTVNSSWWIPKRCSSSPEEHTIYIWDNFISKSAAKNVAFIAHGYGGLVFINLLMQRTWEVMNKVYSVALIDSMHHTLHQAKNNPQVQEWIQKHCREWVTNSKPLDRPTGSLVKVDCPTVSAGTEKYRLAPSSTLQAIFKYLKSTLKARKTVALSRSPIVTRSSKNKKRGNT; encoded by the exons ATGGAT CAGTTGCAAATGGAGCAGGAGTTAAGCTTCAGGAAACTAGTAGAGAGTTCAGAGTGTCCAGAGCAACTGAAATACGACTTCAACAAAAATGGTGAACTGAAGCATCTAGATACCAATGAGCCCTTTGTCTTTAATTATTACAAAAATGCACTTGAGAGGAACCATAAACGCTATCAAGTTCTGGGGCATCTCATTACACAGTATGTTTATGAGCTCCTGGAAAGAGTCTGCAAGCTTCAGAAAGTCCACATCCCAACAGATGCTACAGAAGATGAACCCAGAAGTTTCTTTTTCATCAACGAGAAAGCACTAACTAGTTCCTCAAGCCTAATTGTGCTCCTACAAGACCATGGAGTCTTTCGGGCTGGTCAATGGGGGCTAAAGACCATAATCCATGAGGGCCTGGATCATGGAACTCAAATACCATTCATTAAAACAGCCCTTCAGTGCTATGGAGGAGTGATTGTTTTAAATCCCAATGACAATTTCATTGATCTGAAGATGGAAGATGAGTGGTTAAGTTTATCTACCAAGGAAGAATCTTCCACTGTAAATTCCTCCTGGTGGATCCCAAagaggtgcagcagcagccccgAAGAGCACACCATTTACATTTGGgataattttatttcaaagagcGCAGCCAAGAATGTGGCCTTTATTGCCCATGGCTACGGAGGCTTGGTTTTCATCAATCTGCTCATGCAGAGAACATGGGAAGTGATGAATAAAGTGTATTCTGTGGCCCTTATTGACTCCATGCACCACACGTTACACCAGGCAAAAAATAATCCACAAGTGCAAGAATGGATACAGAAACATTGCCGTGAATGGGTAACAAACAGTAAACCTCTAGACAGACCCACAGGTTCCCTTGTGAAAGTGGACTGTCCTACAGTCTCTGCTGGGACTGAAAAATACAGGTTAGCACCATCCTCCACCTTACAGGCCATTTTCAAGTACCTGAAGAGCACACTGAAAGCTAGGAAGACAGTAGCTTTATCTCGTTCTCCTATTGTAACAAGGAGCAGCAAAAATAAGAAGAGAGGCAATACATAA